AAAACTATACCGATTTCATTTATTTTGATTTTTTGGAAGTGACTCAAAAGGTATTATACGGAAAATCAGCTGTTTTTCATAAAGATTCGTAAAACATAAGTCCCCTTACCGTTTGGGAACAAGTACAAAATCTTGAAATACCCACGTAATGGGTTCGTCGCTGGTGGTTTCTCTGTAATCATCTGAAACATCACCAATTCAATTGAATTTTTCTTATCAAAAAAATAAAACTTACTTTTGCCAAAAATTTTTCAAAGACAATGAACACGATTGACATCATTTTAGCAATTTTACTTGCCTTAGGGCTTATTCGGGGAATTTGGCGAGGACTTATCATCGAATTAGGCACATTATTAGCTTTCGTTTTGGGGATTTATGGGGCTATGTATTTTTCTTTTTACGCTGCCGATGCCTTAAAACAATACGTCTCTTGGAATGCACAAACTACAAAAGTAGTTGCTTACGTGCTTACCCTAATGGCGGTAATGTTTGCTGTGATGTTTCTTGCCAAACTGCTGACCAAAGTAGCTAAAATGGTAGCTTTAGGTTTTGTCAATCGGGCACTGGGAGGTATTTTCGGAATGCTGAAAGTTATCGTTATTTTAGGAGCAAGTCTTTCTTTTTTTGACAAAACAGCTCACTTGTGGCTCTCTCAAGAAGAAGTAAAAAAATCGGTATTGTTTCAGCCCGTAAAGGATATTGGCAATTTTGTGTATGCCAAAGTGCTTAATTCTCTTTCCGAAACCGATTTTAATCCTGTTAAAAAAAACACTCCATTGTAACCTTTGTTACTGCTTAGCCTAAAAACATTACCGAGTTTTGCCTACTTCGAATTTTAAAAATGTAATCTGATGGAATTTTTAGGATACTTTTTAGCCTTACTCGTAGGTGTTTCGTTAGGACTTATCGGTAGTGGAGGGTCTATTCTTACCTTGCCCATTTTGGTCTATTTAATGGGAGTTGACCCCATTTTAGCCACAGCATATTCGCTATTTGTAGTAGGAATTACCGCACTGGTAGGAGGCA
This genomic window from Capnocytophaga canimorsus contains:
- a CDS encoding CvpA family protein codes for the protein MNTIDIILAILLALGLIRGIWRGLIIELGTLLAFVLGIYGAMYFSFYAADALKQYVSWNAQTTKVVAYVLTLMAVMFAVMFLAKLLTKVAKMVALGFVNRALGGIFGMLKVIVILGASLSFFDKTAHLWLSQEEVKKSVLFQPVKDIGNFVYAKVLNSLSETDFNPVKKNTPL